DNA sequence from the Carnobacterium funditum DSM 5970 genome:
AAAAGGTTTTGTATCGAATAATCTATCGTTCATAAAGTATGAATAACTTTGCTTGTCTTCTTTGCCTAATCCAACATATTCATCCAAGTTTACTGAAATTGAATTTGTAAAATCTACATTACTTTTGTTTAATTCTTGATATAATGTTTCTGGCGTACTACCTGTAGCAAGACCAAAAACTTTCGCTCCATCTTTAAGCCCCTGTTCTAGTATCTCAAAAGCTTTTTTTCCACCTTCACTATCATTAACTTAAATTCTTTATTATATTTAGCCATAAAAAACACACCCCAAATAGTTAGATTTTTCCTCTAACTTTTGGGGTGCAGTACAATAGAGCTTAGATACAATTTTTTTATTTCGTGGATTGTAAGATTAAGCTATACAAATAAAAAAGCCATTCGTGATACACTCTAATTGTATTTCCAACCATAGAAAACAAGGAGTGATCACAAATGACCTATACCCATATTACCATGGATGAACTAGTGATGATAGAAGCTTATTACCATCAAGGTATTCCAGTTGCTAAAATAGCTGCTTACTTGAATCGTACTCGAACACCGATTAATAATGTTATCAGGTTCTTCAGAGCAGGACATACAGCTTTCGAGTATTACCTACGGTATAAGAAAAACAAGAAGCAGTGTGGACGCGAAAAAGTTGTTTTACCAGAAGAACAACATCTTTATATCAAGGAAAAAGTAGCTGAAGGCTGGACGCCTGATGTCATTATTGGCCGTAAAGAAATGACAATAGACTGTTCCGTACGAACACTTTATAGACAATTTAAAGAAAAAACATTCGATGAAGCTACCCTTCCAATGAAAGGGAAAAGAAAGCCTACCGGACATCAAGAACGTAGAGGTAGACAAGCTTATAAACGAAATATCTCTGAAAGAATAATAGATTATCCAACATTTAAAGAAGAATTTGGTCCTATCGAAGGAGATACCATTGTAGGTGTCCGCCACAAAAGTGCGGTCATTACTCTAGTAGAGATTTTATCGAAAGCTATCATTACCTTAAAGCCCAAAGGGCGTAAAGCCTGCGACATTGAGAGTGCTATGAATCAATGGTTCCAATCCATACCAAAAAAATTATTCAAATCAATTACTTTTGATTGCGGTAAGGAGTTCTCCAACTGGAAATCTTTGTGCAACCAGCATGATGTCGCTATCTACTTCGCTGACCCTGGAACGCCTTCACAACGAGCTTTAAACGAGAATTCTAATGGGCTTCTTCGAAAAGATGGATTGCCAAAAGAAATGGATTTCAACGAAGTTGATCAGGCTTTCGTATCGTCTGTTGCACACAAACGGAATATAATTCCAAGAAAGTCATTAAATTACCAAACACCGCTGGAAGTTTTTATGAGTTACATGGATGAAGATATTTTGTATAGCTTAATTTGACAAATCAGATGGTATAAAAGCATACCAAACAAAAATACTGTAAAACATGAAAAGGATAGAAAGGATATAGGCTATCAGAAGCAAGAGGGAGGGGAATGCACTCTTTTTAAGGTTAATAAAAATAAAGTTCTTCACATGAACGGCTACAGATAATAAGCAGATGACTAATAAAAATAACTGAGCGATTCCAATAGGGCAATACCCAAAATCTATCGGAACAGCAAGATAAACAAAATAGGTTCCTAGAAACAAAAAATTTAGGGTAGCTAATATAAAGTAATTTTTTTTAATACTCAAACGAATAGATTCCTCCTTTTTAATCGTTTGATTCAGACTTCGACTCGTTCTTAGTTCGTTAAGTATACCTTAATGAAAAAAATAGTTGCCCGTTTCTACTCTATTTAACTCAACTATCCGCTTTAGTTGAATCTTTGAAGACTAGACGTAAAAATAAGACGATATTTGTAGAGACATGTTTGATTGTCCTAAAAAGCAATCCATTTATTGTAGACTTAAAGGCTCTACAACATAAGCTTGTTTCTCTCTAGTATGCCGTAATGTCCTTAGCCACATATAACAATTTATGTGTATGTAGAACTCACTAATCAAGCTGTAGAGAGACAAGCTGTAAGGCTTTATACTATAGGATCTGCAAGAACCACCAGTAAGAGGAATATAAGGAGGTAGACAAGGGGACTTAAATCAGAGTCAATCAATAGCTGCTATGTTGATGATAAATGATAGAAAAAGCCTTAGCGACAGTAAAGATAGTATATACTATACACGATATTATAACTAATGTTTTTTATGTTAAAAGAAATCAAAGATAGCTTAGAGAAAAATAGTAGAAAGAATAATAGAGATACATGGAAAAGGATTCTGCAAGCAAGACTATCAAGATGAAGGTTAGGTAACATCGAGGTCATGACTAATGCTAGTAGATCTGTCCTTCAGACATCGTGGAAAGGCTTCACACTTAATATTAATACAACAAAGCTATCAGTAGACAGATAGTTATTTATTTTAAAATTTCACAAAAAAATCTCATAGTGGAACTTTAAGGTTTGCCCATAGCAGATACTATCAAGTTTTAGGCTTGTAGAATATTTGGAATAATAATAGAAAGATAAAAAAAGAACCGTGTCTATGTACCGACCCCTAGAAGTTAGACCTAAAAAATCTAACTTTTGGGGGTTTTTCATATGGCAAAATATACATTTGAACTTAAACTAGAAATCATTCAAGCCTATTTACGTGGTGAAGGGGGATATGGAACACTAGCGACTAGGTTTGGGGTTTTACACGCATACCAGGTTCGTATGTGGGTTAATAGTTATAAACAGTTTGGCGAAGAAGGACTTATGAGAAAAAGGAAAAATAATTCTTATTCTATTCAATTCAAAACAAATGCGGTAGAATTATATTTAACTACAGAGATGTCCTACTTTGAATTAGCGAATTTCCTTGAAATCACTAATCCTTCTATTCTTACACGTTGGGTAAAGGAATATCGTCATTATGGTATTCAAAGGCTCTCTAAACAACAAGGGAGGCCACCGAAGGTGTCTGATAAAAAAGATAAAGTCATTATCTCTGAAAAGCTGCCTAATAAAGTAGAAACAACCCGAATCCAAGAACTTGAAAGACAAAACCGCGCTTTACAAATTGAGATTGCTTGTTTAAAAGAATTGAGGAGGTTGCGTCGCGAGGAAACTCGACTAGAAATGAAGTTATCTCAAGAATCATCCACAACCTCCGAAGAGACTTCCAATTAAAAGAAATTCTTGAGGTTCTTAAATTTCCAAAATCAACTTACATGTATTGGCAAAAGAGATTCAATCGGCCTAATAAGGATGAAGAAGATGAAAAATTATTACTTCAAATTCGTAAAGATCATAAGGATTATGGGTATCGTCGTGCACAAAAAGAGATGGAAAAGCGAGGACGCAAAGTAAATAAAAAGAAAGTTCAACGATTAATTAAAAAGCTAAAAATCCAAGTACACTCTTATACTCGTAAATCACGTAAGTATAGTTCGTATAAGGGGACTGTTGGTCGCATAGCGAAAAATAATATCCACCGCCGGTTCTATACTAATGTAGTTCATCAAAAAATCACAACGGATACGACTGAATTCAAATACTTTGAGACGGATAAAAACGGTGTTATCCGTCAGGGAAAGCTCTATTTAGACCCTTTCTTAGATATGTATAATAGTGAGATCATCTCTTATCGTATTTCAAAAAGACCTACTGCATTAGCAATAATGGGGGCTCTTGAAGAGGCTATCGAAGCTACAAGTAACTGCCATTATAGACGTACCTTTCATTCTGATCAAGGTTGGGCCTATCAAATGAAAAGCTACTCCTATAAATTAAAAGAACACAAAATTTTTCAAAGTATGTCCCGTAAGGGAAACTGTCTAGATAATTCACCAATCGAGAATTTTTTTGGAATACTCAAACAAGAAATTTATTATGGCGAAGTTTACCGCAGCTTTAATGAATTAAAACAAGCAATAGAAAGTTATATCGAGTATTACAATAACGAACGGATGAAGAGTAAATTAAACTGGATGAGCCCTATTCAATTTAGAGAACAACAAACTGTACTCCTTAATGATTACTCTGCTTGAGTGTCTCTAAGGTCACAGCTAATCTCTAAACAATAAAAAAGCAGTCTTTGTTTAAACCATTTTTAGAAATAATTATAGTGTAAAGGTAAAAGAGCACAAAAAAAGGAGTAGAATTAACTACTCCGTTAAAAGTCTAACTATTTGGGGTCACTACACTAGTAAGGTTCTTTTTTTATCTGATTTCTTATGTTGTTATTAAGTTTATAAAATAGATGCTTAATAATCTTAGTAGCAAATGTCCGAAGCTCAAGAAATTAGCAATGACAGTTTATTTCACTGCCTCATTGTTCAACGGATTCTTCTTGATCTGTCAGACTAGCTACAGACAAGTTCAATAGACGCGTACGTTCAATATTATTTGCAGTCAAACGATACTGACCATACTTAATTTTATTCTGCTCTCTAGGACGTGGAATAGTCCCCTGTTGTGTAATGAAATAACCAGTAATTGAATCGACATCATTCGATTTAATCTTTGTTTTAAAGTATTCATTAAATTTTGACAACGGAGTAGATCCATTTACCAAATAGTAATTATCTGTAAGTTTCCCGATTAAGTTATAGGTTTCATCATAGTCATCGTCTATATCTTCAACTAGATGACTATCGAATGGATTACTTGCAAAAATATATTGAGCAAATGAAAGAAGCCGTTATAGGTGATGTAGATTTAATGGGTTATACTAGTTGGGGAGCTATTAATTTAGTAAGTACCTCTACTTCTGAAATGTCTAAACAGTATGGATATAGCTGCGTTCATCAAGATGACGAAGGAAATGGCACTAACCCAATTTATTTATAGTATTAACAAAATTTTGAAAGGTAAATTTAAATCAAGAAACTAAAGTACCCAAAAATTATTTGAAAAAAAATATGGAGGAGAAAAAAATGGGATTTAAACAAGGATTTTTATGGGGTGGAGCTACTGCTGCTAATCAAGTTGAAGGGGGCTATGATGAAGCTGGACGTGGTTTAGCAAATGTAGATGTAGTTCCTATAGGAGTTGATCGGTTTCCAATCATAGCTGGACAAATGAAACACTTCGATTTTGATGATCAACATTTCTATCCAGCTAAAAAAGCCATTGGTATGTATCATCGTTATAAAGAAGATATCGCATTATTTGCTGAAATGGGTTTTACAACCTATCGTTTATCTATTGCGTGGAGTCGTATTTTTCCAATGGGAGACGAGAAAGAACCAAATGAAGAAGGGTTACAATTTTATGAAGACTTATTCAAAGAGTGTCATAAATATGGAATTGAACCTTTAGTTACCATTACACATTTTGACTGTCCAATGTACCTAGTTGGAAAATATGGGGCATGGCGTAGTCGTGAAATGATCGGTTTCTATGAAAATCTTTGTACTATTATTTTCCGTCGTTATAAAGGACTAGTGAAATATTGGTTAACGTTTAACGAAATTAATATGATTCTGCATGCACCTTTTATGGGAGCGGGATTGTATTTTGAAGAAGGGGAAAACGAAGAGCAAGTAAAATACCAAGCAGCTCACCATGAACTAATAGCGAGTGCTATGGCTACTCGTATTGCTCATGAAGTGGATCCAGAAAATCGAGTAGGTTGTATGTTGGCTGCAGGACAATACTACCCTTATTCATGTAGACCCGAAGATATTTTCAAAGCACTAGAAGCTGACCGTGAGAATTATTTCTTTATTGATGTTCAATCACGTGGCGAATATCCGGCATATGCTTTGAAAAAATTAGAACGTGAAGGTGTTTCAATTAAAATGGAAGAGGGAGATTTAGAGTTGTTGAAAGAAAACACAGTAGATTTCATCTCTTTTTCCTATTATTCTTCACGTGTTGCTTCAACTGATCCCAAGATAAATAAAACAACAGCTGGAAATATTTTTGCTTCTGTAAAAAACCCTTATTTAAAAGAAAGTGAATGGGGATGGCAAATTGATCCATTGGGACTAAGAATTACGATGAATTCACTGTATGATCGTTATCAAAAACCCCTTTTCATTGTTGAAAATGGACTTGGAGCCATTGAT
Encoded proteins:
- a CDS encoding 6-phospho-beta-glucosidase, giving the protein MGFKQGFLWGGATAANQVEGGYDEAGRGLANVDVVPIGVDRFPIIAGQMKHFDFDDQHFYPAKKAIGMYHRYKEDIALFAEMGFTTYRLSIAWSRIFPMGDEKEPNEEGLQFYEDLFKECHKYGIEPLVTITHFDCPMYLVGKYGAWRSREMIGFYENLCTIIFRRYKGLVKYWLTFNEINMILHAPFMGAGLYFEEGENEEQVKYQAAHHELIASAMATRIAHEVDPENRVGCMLAAGQYYPYSCRPEDIFKALEADRENYFFIDVQSRGEYPAYALKKLEREGVSIKMEEGDLELLKENTVDFISFSYYSSRVASTDPKINKTTAGNIFASVKNPYLKESEWGWQIDPLGLRITMNSLYDRYQKPLFIVENGLGAIDEPDESGYVVDDYRIEYLAAHLKAMKDAVDLDGVDLMGYTSWGCIDLVSAGTGEMKKRYGFIYVDRDNGGNGTLARSKKKSFNWYKKVIETNGEDLTNK
- a CDS encoding IS30 family transposase, which translates into the protein MTYTHITMDELVMIEAYYHQGIPVAKIAAYLNRTRTPINNVIRFFRAGHTAFEYYLRYKKNKKQCGREKVVLPEEQHLYIKEKVAEGWTPDVIIGRKEMTIDCSVRTLYRQFKEKTFDEATLPMKGKRKPTGHQERRGRQAYKRNISERIIDYPTFKEEFGPIEGDTIVGVRHKSAVITLVEILSKAIITLKPKGRKACDIESAMNQWFQSIPKKLFKSITFDCGKEFSNWKSLCNQHDVAIYFADPGTPSQRALNENSNGLLRKDGLPKEMDFNEVDQAFVSSVAHKRNIIPRKSLNYQTPLEVFMSYMDEDILYSLI
- a CDS encoding IS3 family transposase (programmed frameshift); protein product: MAKYTFELKLEIIQAYLRGEGGYGTLATRFGVLHAYQVRMWVNSYKQFGEEGLMRKRKNNSYSIQFKTNAVELYLTTEMSYFELANFLEITNPSILTRWVKEYRHYGIQRLSKQQGRPPKVSDKKDKVIISEKLPNKVETTRIQELERQNRALQIEIALFKRIEEVASRGNSTRNEVISRIIHNLRRDFQLKEILEVLKFPKSTYMYWQKRFNRPNKDEEDEKLLLQIRKDHKDYGYRRAQKEMEKRGRKVNKKKVQRLIKKLKIQVHSYTRKSRKYSSYKGTVGRIAKNNIHRRFYTNVVHQKITTDTTEFKYFETDKNGVIRQGKLYLDPFLDMYNSEIISYRISKRPTALAIMGALEEAIEATSNCHYRRTFHSDQGWAYQMKSYSYKLKEHKIFQSMSRKGNCLDNSPIENFFGILKQEIYYGEVYRSFNELKQAIESYIEYYNNERMKSKLNWMSPIQFREQQTVLLNDYSA
- a CDS encoding transporter associated domain-containing protein, with amino-acid sequence MFASNPFDSHLVEDIDDDYDETYNLIGKLTDNYYLVNGSTPLSKFNEYFKTKIKSNDVDSITGYFITQQGTIPRPREQNKIKYGQYRLTANNIERTRLLNLSVASLTDQEESVEQ